A single region of the Pseudalkalibacillus berkeleyi genome encodes:
- a CDS encoding ACT domain-containing protein — protein MERYGERFYLVREDLLSEAMNKTLDAKELLESGKVGTVNQAVQSVDLSRSAFYKYRDGVFPFETMVKEKIVSIAIHLEDRSGSLSTLLAVLANLGCNILTIHQTIPLQGRANVTISIETASAKEDINGILKALKKLEHVKQVNIIGSGA, from the coding sequence ATGGAACGGTATGGTGAACGATTTTATTTAGTTAGAGAAGACTTACTGTCTGAAGCGATGAACAAAACCTTAGATGCAAAGGAATTGTTGGAGTCAGGTAAGGTAGGTACGGTTAATCAAGCTGTCCAATCTGTTGATCTTAGTCGAAGTGCATTTTATAAATACAGGGATGGAGTATTCCCATTTGAAACGATGGTAAAAGAAAAAATTGTTTCTATTGCCATACACCTAGAAGATCGATCAGGATCTTTATCTACTTTATTAGCAGTACTGGCAAATTTAGGGTGTAATATCTTGACGATCCATCAGACAATTCCTTTGCAAGGAAGAGCGAACGTAACCATATCCATTGAAACAGCCTCTGCTAAAGAGGATATCAATGGGATCTTAAAGGCATTGAAGAAGCTAGAGCATGTTAAGCAAGTAAACATTATTGGTTCTGGCGCATGA